A single genomic interval of Natronolimnobius sp. AArcel1 harbors:
- a CDS encoding archaea-specific SMC-related protein, with protein sequence MATQETVTREAQLWARNIGGIDETTVELDDGITVLAGRNATNRTSLLQAFMAGLGGESASLKADADEGEVELELDDETYTRTLRRAGNSIVTEGDPYLEDPELAELFAFLLESNPARRAVTTGADLREIILRPVDTDEIEAEISRLTAEKDQLANELDRLESLKGDLPELERQRNDIKDQIEDKRDELEEVKTAIEEAEAEASEQDGDDASAELEEKLTELREQRSELEDVRFDLETERESLAALRNEREDLEEEREELPETDSLNREAVDDEIDRLQQRSQSIDSVVSQLQSIVQFNEEMLEGSHPEIRALLAGEEADSSADGGVTDQLLADEETVQCWTCGSEVQRTEIEETIDRLRSLQEEKLSERDDLDERIESLRDERREIDQTKRQYERLEDRLADITNEIERRESRLEELTGDREDLEAEIDTLEDEAAELEAEAEPDADDDDDEESLLDLNRRANELEFSLGRLERDLETTTEEIEDIEAALEEQDDLEARREEIRDELEELRTRIDRIEREAVESFNEHMDAVLEVLEYENIERIWIERIGQTVREGRRKVERTTFDLHIVRSTADGSTYEDTINHLSESEREVTGLIFALAGYLVHEVYEEVPFMLLDSLEAVDSDRIADLVEYFREYTDFLVVALLPEDASAIDDGHERISSI encoded by the coding sequence ATGGCTACGCAGGAGACCGTTACCCGAGAGGCGCAATTATGGGCCCGGAATATTGGCGGGATCGATGAAACGACAGTCGAACTCGACGACGGGATCACCGTTCTCGCTGGTCGGAATGCGACGAACCGAACGTCCCTTCTACAGGCGTTTATGGCCGGGCTTGGCGGTGAATCAGCCTCGCTCAAGGCAGATGCCGACGAGGGCGAGGTCGAACTCGAACTCGACGATGAGACCTACACGCGCACGCTTCGGCGTGCCGGAAATTCCATCGTCACCGAGGGCGACCCCTATCTCGAGGATCCAGAACTCGCTGAACTGTTCGCGTTTTTGCTCGAGTCGAATCCCGCCCGGCGAGCGGTAACGACCGGCGCTGACCTCCGTGAAATCATCCTTCGGCCGGTCGATACCGACGAAATCGAGGCCGAAATCTCTCGGCTCACGGCAGAGAAGGACCAACTGGCGAACGAACTCGACCGCCTCGAGTCACTCAAAGGCGACCTTCCCGAACTCGAGCGCCAGCGAAACGACATCAAGGACCAGATCGAGGACAAACGCGACGAACTCGAGGAGGTCAAAACGGCAATCGAGGAAGCCGAAGCAGAAGCCAGCGAGCAAGATGGCGACGACGCCTCCGCTGAACTCGAGGAAAAGCTCACCGAACTACGCGAACAGCGCTCCGAACTCGAGGACGTTCGCTTCGACCTCGAGACCGAACGCGAGAGCCTTGCTGCACTTCGAAACGAACGCGAGGACCTCGAAGAAGAGCGCGAAGAGCTCCCGGAGACGGACTCACTGAACCGAGAGGCCGTCGACGACGAAATCGACCGCCTCCAGCAGCGCTCGCAGTCAATCGACAGCGTCGTGAGCCAACTCCAGAGCATCGTCCAGTTCAACGAGGAGATGCTCGAGGGCTCCCATCCCGAGATCAGAGCCCTGCTCGCCGGTGAAGAAGCCGACTCGAGCGCCGACGGTGGGGTCACGGATCAGTTGCTCGCCGACGAGGAAACCGTCCAGTGTTGGACCTGTGGCAGCGAGGTCCAGCGAACCGAAATCGAGGAGACGATCGACCGACTGCGCTCGCTCCAAGAGGAGAAACTGAGCGAACGCGATGATCTCGACGAGCGCATCGAATCACTGCGAGATGAGCGCCGCGAGATCGATCAGACCAAACGCCAGTACGAACGCCTCGAGGACCGACTGGCCGACATCACGAACGAAATCGAACGCCGGGAGTCCCGTCTCGAGGAGTTGACGGGCGACCGCGAGGACCTCGAAGCAGAGATCGATACGCTCGAGGATGAAGCCGCAGAACTCGAAGCCGAGGCCGAACCGGACGCGGACGACGACGATGATGAAGAGAGTCTGCTCGATCTCAATCGCCGCGCCAACGAACTCGAGTTCTCGCTTGGGCGCTTAGAGCGCGACCTTGAGACGACGACGGAGGAGATCGAAGATATCGAGGCCGCACTCGAGGAACAGGACGACCTCGAAGCCCGTCGCGAAGAGATCCGCGACGAACTCGAGGAACTGCGCACTCGGATCGATCGGATCGAGCGCGAGGCCGTCGAGTCGTTCAACGAGCACATGGACGCCGTTCTCGAGGTTCTCGAGTACGAAAACATCGAGCGAATTTGGATCGAACGGATCGGGCAAACGGTCCGTGAAGGGCGTCGGAAGGTCGAGCGAACGACGTTCGATCTGCATATCGTCCGCAGCACGGCTGATGGAAGCACCTACGAGGATACGATCAACCATCTGAGTGAGAGTGAACGCGAAGTGACTGGCCTGATCTTCGCGCTGGCGGGCTATCTCGTCCACGAAGTGTACGAGGAAGTGCCGTTTATGCTGCTTGACTCGCTCGAGGCAGTCGATTCGGACCGGATCGCAGATCTGGTCGAGTACTTCCGAGAGTACACTGACTTCCTCGTCGTCGCCTTGCTCCCCGAAGACGCAAGCGCGATTGACGACGGTCACGAACGTATCTCGAGTATCTAA
- the nadC gene encoding carboxylating nicotinate-nucleotide diphosphorylase, translating to MITNAQIERWLREDIGHHDVTNDVPGETTGRLVAKASGVVAGLEAATAVFDYLGVDVTESLEDGTAIEPGDELLRVEGPAREVLRGERVAVNLAGHASGIATRTRRVVDAARVESDDVRIAATRKTTPGLRGLEKRAVVAGGGDTHRLDLSQMVMVKDNHIAEMGLENAIAHFRERASFATKIDVEVESVADAPRAAEAGADVILLDNMTPAETREAVDALTEYEGVLTESSGGITLETVADYAATGVDVISMGSLTHSAPSLDLSFRTGE from the coding sequence ATGATCACGAACGCCCAGATCGAGCGGTGGCTCCGCGAGGATATTGGTCACCACGACGTGACGAACGACGTACCGGGTGAAACGACGGGCCGACTCGTCGCCAAAGCCTCAGGCGTCGTCGCCGGTCTCGAGGCCGCGACGGCTGTCTTCGACTATCTCGGCGTCGACGTCACCGAGTCACTCGAGGATGGCACCGCCATCGAACCCGGTGACGAACTGCTGCGCGTCGAGGGGCCCGCACGCGAGGTGTTGCGGGGCGAACGCGTCGCCGTCAATCTCGCGGGCCACGCATCGGGAATCGCGACCAGAACCCGTCGAGTTGTCGACGCCGCTCGAGTCGAATCCGACGACGTTCGGATCGCCGCGACGCGCAAGACGACGCCCGGTCTGCGAGGCCTCGAGAAGCGCGCAGTCGTCGCGGGCGGCGGCGACACCCACCGGCTCGACCTCTCCCAGATGGTGATGGTCAAAGACAACCACATCGCCGAGATGGGTCTCGAGAACGCAATCGCCCACTTCCGCGAGCGCGCCTCGTTTGCGACGAAAATCGATGTCGAGGTTGAGTCGGTTGCGGATGCACCGCGAGCGGCGGAGGCAGGTGCAGACGTCATCCTGCTGGATAATATGACGCCCGCGGAGACTCGTGAGGCGGTCGATGCACTCACCGAGTACGAGGGTGTGTTGACGGAATCGAGCGGCGGCATTACACTCGAGACGGTCGCCGACTACGCCGCGACGGGCGTCGACGTAATCTCGATGGGCTCGCTCACGCACTCCGCGCCGTCGCTGGATCTGTCGTTCCGAACCGGCGAATAG
- a CDS encoding peptidylprolyl isomerase: MGDVTATLHTNKGDIEVELYDERAPSTVDNFVGLATGGKTWTDPESGEEVDGEPLYDDVAFHRIIEGFMIQGGDPTETGRGGPGYQFDDEFHDDLRHDDAGILSMANSGPNTNGSQFFITLDAQPHLDGRHSVFGAVTDGMDVVEEIGSVDTDPNDKPREEVVLESVSVNYE, encoded by the coding sequence ATGGGAGACGTTACTGCAACCCTCCACACCAACAAGGGCGATATCGAGGTCGAACTGTACGACGAACGCGCACCCAGCACCGTCGACAACTTCGTCGGCCTGGCGACCGGCGGCAAGACGTGGACTGACCCCGAGTCAGGCGAGGAGGTCGACGGCGAGCCGCTGTACGACGATGTTGCCTTCCACCGCATCATCGAGGGCTTCATGATCCAGGGCGGCGACCCGACCGAAACCGGTCGCGGCGGCCCCGGCTACCAGTTCGACGATGAGTTCCACGACGACCTGCGCCACGACGACGCCGGCATCCTGAGCATGGCTAACTCCGGACCCAACACGAACGGCTCGCAGTTCTTCATCACCCTCGACGCCCAGCCTCACCTCGACGGTCGCCACTCCGTCTTCGGTGCCGTCACCGACGGAATGGATGTCGTTGAAGAAATCGGCAGCGTCGACACCGATCCAAACGACAAGCCACGCGAGGAAGTCGTCCTCGAGTCCGTCTCGGTCAACTACGAGTAA
- a CDS encoding RNA 2'-phosphotransferase encodes MTAPIRTCPAHGPFAADGNEGADDVTGEGCPVCGDRGEKLLSGARRRQLSKYVSGALRHFPADAGLEVDDQGWTRGVALANAVERKYEWADKRHLEAVIDTDPKGRFERASGDCKARDDRVRAAYGHSIDVSLEPTESPIPDTLYHGTVPRNLESILEDGLQPMSRQQVHLSGTRHTARTVGERHTAEPVVLAVDAATMRADGHRITKRGRETYTTDVVPPAYLTVPDR; translated from the coding sequence ATGACGGCACCAATTCGTACCTGTCCAGCCCACGGGCCGTTCGCAGCCGACGGTAACGAGGGCGCGGACGATGTAACCGGCGAGGGCTGTCCGGTCTGTGGCGACCGCGGCGAAAAACTGCTCTCCGGTGCGCGTCGACGACAACTCTCGAAATACGTCAGCGGCGCGCTTCGACACTTTCCAGCTGATGCCGGCCTCGAGGTGGACGACCAGGGCTGGACGAGAGGTGTGGCCCTCGCAAATGCCGTCGAACGGAAGTACGAGTGGGCAGACAAACGCCATCTCGAGGCAGTCATCGACACCGATCCAAAGGGTCGATTCGAGCGGGCGAGCGGAGACTGCAAAGCGAGAGATGATCGCGTTAGAGCCGCCTACGGCCACTCAATCGACGTCTCACTCGAGCCAACCGAGAGTCCGATTCCGGACACGCTCTATCACGGGACTGTGCCGCGAAATCTCGAGTCGATTCTCGAGGATGGGCTTCAGCCGATGTCACGCCAGCAGGTGCATCTCTCCGGCACTCGCCACACTGCCCGAACCGTAGGCGAGCGCCACACCGCCGAGCCAGTGGTCCTCGCCGTCGACGCGGCGACGATGCGTGCGGACGGCCATCGAATCACGAAACGCGGGCGCGAGACCTACACAACCGATGTGGTGCCACCGGCATATCTCACCGTCCCAGACCGATAG
- a CDS encoding L-aspartate oxidase: MTGTDTTTDSDSSESDDTTDVLVVGSGIAGCAAALAAAREGSEVVLLTKAERPDGASTDWAQGGISTTRGDPDALKEDIIAASDGTADHDAVDVLVENADEAVEDVLLETLGIEFDGDEDTDGFDYAREAAHSEERILHVDAATGTHILRPFLNYIDDHANIEVRQDTAALELITHEGRVHGVITDEEADGNPIYAGTTILATGGIGALYSRSTNPDDATGDGIAMAALAGADVADLEYVQFHPTAYAGENPFLLSEALRGEGAILRNDEGERFMPDYHPDAELAPRDVVARAVATEREDTGEVVLDVSPLAFEADFPDLAEKCRERGIEGEEIPVAPCEHFLCGGIDVDDRGRTTLDRLYAVGECARTGVHGANRLASTSLLEGLVWGLRAGDDAATADAEPQIVEAADLLNRDPDLPERFAAEKSIRLKRTMDEYLGLERDPEEIARASGVLRRLKGEVDAYIRTRTARDLYELRNASVVALLIARAASENGESKGCHYVVTDDGEQTPQQPASD; the protein is encoded by the coding sequence ATGACTGGCACAGACACTACGACCGACTCCGACTCAAGCGAATCCGACGACACCACAGACGTTCTCGTCGTCGGCAGCGGTATCGCCGGCTGTGCGGCCGCGCTCGCTGCGGCCCGCGAGGGAAGCGAGGTCGTTCTCCTCACGAAAGCCGAACGCCCCGACGGCGCAAGTACCGACTGGGCACAGGGCGGTATCTCGACCACCCGCGGCGATCCCGACGCGCTCAAAGAAGACATTATCGCGGCCAGCGACGGAACCGCCGATCACGACGCGGTTGACGTGCTCGTCGAGAACGCCGACGAGGCAGTTGAGGACGTGCTGCTCGAGACGCTGGGAATCGAGTTCGACGGTGACGAGGACACAGACGGATTCGACTACGCGCGCGAGGCTGCTCATTCCGAGGAACGCATTCTCCACGTCGACGCCGCGACGGGCACGCATATCCTGCGGCCGTTTTTGAACTATATCGACGACCACGCGAACATCGAGGTTCGCCAAGATACGGCCGCCCTCGAGTTGATCACGCACGAGGGACGCGTTCACGGCGTAATCACCGACGAGGAAGCCGATGGGAACCCGATCTACGCCGGAACCACCATCCTCGCGACCGGCGGCATCGGCGCGCTCTACAGCCGTTCGACCAATCCCGACGACGCGACCGGCGATGGAATTGCCATGGCCGCGCTCGCTGGAGCGGATGTAGCCGACCTCGAGTACGTGCAGTTCCATCCGACCGCCTACGCCGGTGAGAACCCATTCTTGCTCTCGGAAGCCTTGCGCGGCGAGGGAGCCATCCTTCGCAACGACGAGGGCGAGCGGTTCATGCCCGACTATCATCCCGACGCCGAACTCGCACCGCGCGATGTCGTCGCCCGCGCGGTCGCAACCGAACGCGAGGACACTGGTGAGGTCGTCTTGGACGTCAGCCCCCTCGCGTTCGAGGCCGACTTCCCCGACCTTGCCGAGAAGTGTCGCGAGCGCGGAATCGAGGGCGAGGAGATTCCAGTCGCACCCTGCGAGCACTTCCTCTGTGGCGGCATCGACGTCGACGACCGCGGACGGACCACGCTCGATAGACTGTATGCCGTCGGCGAGTGCGCCCGGACCGGCGTCCACGGCGCGAATCGACTGGCGAGTACGAGCCTGCTTGAGGGACTCGTCTGGGGGTTGCGCGCGGGTGACGATGCGGCCACAGCAGACGCTGAACCGCAGATCGTCGAAGCAGCCGACCTCCTGAACCGCGACCCTGACCTGCCCGAGCGCTTCGCCGCCGAAAAGTCGATCCGACTGAAGCGGACGATGGACGAGTACCTCGGCCTCGAGCGCGACCCCGAGGAGATCGCCCGTGCGAGCGGTGTGCTTCGCCGACTCAAAGGCGAAGTGGACGCGTACATCCGAACGCGAACCGCTCGAGACCTCTACGAACTCCGGAACGCGAGTGTCGTCGCCTTGCTAATCGCGCGTGCGGCGAGTGAGAACGGCGAGTCGAAGGGCTGTCACTACGTCGTGACCGACGACGGGGAACAAACGCCACAGCAGCCAGCAAGCGACTGA
- a CDS encoding succinylglutamate desuccinylase/aspartoacylase family protein: MGTGTHSTEEVVLARLSSGVELTTTIHTYQGNADSSTDTDETPTLYVQAAQHGREINGTAVLRRFHERLSLEELTGTIIAVPVANPLTFDRVTYTAPERFDSVNPNMNRVWPGNDEGTLHERMAARLWEEISQADALVDLHTGSPDMWPHVVFREGDTRSRGLAEAFGTELLLSEEANDDADEEWHQRNFAGKLRVAASEEGIPSITPELAYNKQILEDVVEGGVDGLFDVLRHLGMLPGEVPERDQILARNHLGQVSATASGLFRANPGLELGQELPSGTPIGTVYDPATYEPLHEAVTDRDGVLYTLTQEATVLAGDKLASVALLRDE; this comes from the coding sequence ATGGGAACTGGGACACATTCGACCGAGGAAGTCGTCCTCGCACGACTCTCCTCCGGCGTCGAATTGACGACGACGATTCACACCTACCAGGGCAACGCTGACTCGAGTACAGACACAGACGAAACACCCACACTCTACGTGCAGGCTGCCCAACACGGCCGTGAAATCAACGGCACCGCCGTCTTGCGCCGGTTTCACGAGCGCTTGTCGCTCGAGGAGTTGACCGGAACGATCATCGCAGTGCCGGTGGCGAATCCGCTGACGTTCGACCGGGTGACCTACACGGCACCCGAGCGCTTCGATAGCGTCAATCCGAACATGAACCGCGTCTGGCCCGGCAACGACGAAGGGACGCTTCACGAACGGATGGCAGCACGCCTCTGGGAGGAAATTTCGCAGGCAGACGCGCTCGTGGATCTGCATACGGGCAGTCCCGACATGTGGCCACACGTCGTCTTCCGAGAGGGTGATACGCGGTCTCGAGGCCTTGCGGAAGCGTTCGGAACCGAACTCCTGCTCTCTGAGGAGGCCAATGACGACGCCGACGAGGAGTGGCACCAGCGCAATTTCGCCGGCAAACTCCGCGTTGCGGCCTCCGAAGAGGGAATTCCATCAATTACGCCCGAACTCGCGTACAATAAGCAGATTCTCGAGGACGTCGTCGAAGGCGGTGTTGACGGCTTGTTCGACGTGCTTCGCCATCTCGGAATGTTACCCGGTGAGGTGCCCGAGCGAGATCAGATTCTCGCCCGGAACCACCTGGGACAGGTGTCTGCGACGGCATCCGGACTGTTTCGTGCCAATCCCGGCCTCGAGTTGGGACAGGAACTTCCCAGCGGGACGCCGATTGGGACGGTGTACGATCCGGCGACGTACGAACCGCTTCACGAGGCGGTGACGGATCGGGATGGCGTCCTCTATACGCTAACCCAGGAGGCAACGGTTCTCGCTGGCGACAAACTGGCGAGTGTGGCGTTACTCCGGGACGAGTAG
- a CDS encoding DUF2178 domain-containing protein, with protein MSDITRQTNSPLGIGKRTYERGIWGLVGIGCLGLLAGIVFGQQLIGTATYLVAVWAAVLAAVSLPYISDAKLSDERDEQLHNHASGLTIGIAFMVGISIIPAVYVLDAGNYITISATAWGAIFLFSALGLLYGACYTVVSRRA; from the coding sequence ATGTCCGACATCACACGACAGACAAATTCGCCGCTCGGTATCGGAAAGCGAACGTACGAACGAGGAATCTGGGGGCTCGTTGGAATCGGCTGTTTAGGTCTCCTTGCAGGCATTGTCTTCGGACAACAACTCATCGGCACGGCCACGTACCTCGTGGCGGTCTGGGCTGCGGTACTCGCCGCAGTGTCACTCCCGTACATCAGCGACGCGAAACTCTCCGATGAACGCGACGAACAGCTTCACAACCATGCGAGCGGGCTGACAATCGGCATCGCTTTCATGGTCGGAATTAGCATCATTCCAGCAGTCTACGTCCTCGATGCCGGGAATTACATAACTATCTCGGCGACGGCCTGGGGTGCCATCTTCCTGTTTTCGGCACTCGGCTTGCTCTACGGTGCCTGCTATACGGTTGTCAGCCGCCGTGCCTGA
- a CDS encoding ferredoxin encodes MSDDEQGIQRASDVGSADAPPVDAKPYKIIFEANKCFGAGKCAEVSDNWEMSLASGMAQPNEYYIGEDDLEHNIRAAEICPAKKDDGCIHVIDRRTDEEIAPDPHGDGTLSVDW; translated from the coding sequence ATGAGTGACGACGAGCAGGGGATTCAGCGAGCGAGCGACGTTGGTTCAGCCGACGCGCCGCCGGTCGATGCAAAGCCCTACAAAATCATCTTCGAGGCCAACAAGTGCTTTGGCGCGGGCAAGTGCGCCGAAGTCAGTGATAACTGGGAGATGTCACTTGCCTCGGGCATGGCCCAGCCGAACGAGTACTACATCGGCGAGGATGACCTCGAGCACAACATTCGGGCAGCAGAGATCTGTCCGGCGAAAAAGGACGATGGCTGCATTCACGTCATTGATCGACGCACCGACGAGGAAATTGCGCCAGATCCACACGGTGATGGGACGCTGAGTGTCGATTGGTAA
- a CDS encoding acyl-CoA dehydrogenase family protein, with product MLDFVTLEADLDEEERLIRDTAREFVADRVKPDIGEHFENGTFPTDLIPLMGKLGFYAPNLEGYGSPNVSETAYGLLMQELEAGDSGLRSMASVQGALVMYPIHAYGSEAQKEEWLPKLGEGEAVGCFGLTEPEHGSDPASMETTAEADGDGYVLNGSKTWITNSPIADVALVWARDTSSKDAPVRGFLVETDRDGVTTNKLEEKLSMRASITGEIGLNNVSVPESNVLPDVSGMKGPLSCLTQARYGIAWGAVGAARDCFETARAYALEREQFGGPIARFQLQQEKLAEMATQITLAQLLAYRLATLKERGDLRPQHVSMAKRNNVRMAREQSRVAREMLGGNGITTDYSPMRHLANMETVYTYEGTHDIHTLVLGDELTGIQAYE from the coding sequence ATGCTCGATTTCGTCACGCTCGAGGCCGACCTCGACGAGGAAGAGCGCCTCATTCGGGACACAGCCCGCGAGTTCGTCGCTGACCGCGTGAAACCCGACATCGGCGAGCACTTCGAGAACGGAACGTTCCCAACTGACCTTATCCCATTGATGGGCAAACTCGGCTTTTACGCGCCCAATCTCGAGGGCTATGGCTCGCCGAACGTCTCCGAAACGGCCTACGGGCTTCTGATGCAAGAACTCGAGGCGGGCGACTCGGGGCTGCGCTCGATGGCCTCGGTTCAGGGCGCACTCGTGATGTACCCCATCCACGCCTACGGCAGCGAGGCACAGAAAGAAGAATGGCTCCCGAAACTGGGGGAGGGCGAGGCCGTTGGCTGTTTCGGACTGACCGAGCCCGAACACGGCTCCGATCCAGCAAGCATGGAGACAACCGCTGAAGCGGATGGTGACGGCTACGTCCTCAACGGCTCGAAAACCTGGATCACGAATTCGCCAATCGCCGACGTTGCACTCGTCTGGGCACGCGACACCTCGAGCAAAGACGCCCCCGTCCGCGGCTTTCTCGTCGAAACCGATCGCGATGGCGTGACGACGAACAAACTCGAGGAGAAGCTCTCGATGCGGGCGTCGATCACCGGCGAAATCGGATTGAACAACGTCTCTGTTCCGGAATCAAACGTCCTTCCTGATGTCTCCGGGATGAAAGGGCCACTGTCGTGTCTCACGCAGGCGCGCTACGGCATCGCCTGGGGAGCCGTTGGCGCGGCTCGGGACTGTTTCGAGACGGCTCGAGCGTATGCACTCGAGCGCGAGCAGTTCGGCGGCCCGATCGCTCGCTTTCAGCTGCAACAAGAAAAGCTCGCAGAGATGGCGACACAGATCACGCTCGCCCAACTGCTCGCCTACCGCCTCGCAACCCTCAAAGAACGCGGTGACCTGCGGCCACAGCATGTCTCGATGGCCAAACGCAACAACGTTCGAATGGCCCGCGAGCAATCGCGCGTCGCCCGCGAGATGCTCGGCGGCAACGGCATTACGACGGACTACTCGCCAATGCGCCACCTTGCAAATATGGAGACCGTCTACACCTACGAGGGCACCCACGATATCCACACGCTCGTTCTCGGCGACGAATTGACCGGCATTCAGGCCTACGAGTGA
- a CDS encoding peptidylprolyl isomerase, translating into MSSADDGSNATLHTTTGEIEVDLYDERAPNTVENFVGLATGDSAWTDPETGAEVDGEALYDDVIFHRVIDEFMIQTGDPTGTGRGGPGYQFDDEFHDDLRHDDAGILSMANSGPDTNGSQFFITLEAQPHLDGRHSVFGTVTDGMDIIREIGRVDTDSNNRPLEEVVLESVSITDG; encoded by the coding sequence CTGAGCAGTGCTGATGACGGTTCGAACGCGACCCTCCATACCACAACAGGAGAGATCGAGGTCGACCTGTACGACGAACGCGCGCCGAACACCGTCGAGAACTTCGTCGGTCTCGCGACGGGCGACAGCGCCTGGACCGACCCCGAAACGGGTGCAGAAGTCGACGGCGAGGCGCTGTACGACGACGTGATCTTTCACCGCGTGATCGACGAGTTCATGATTCAAACCGGCGATCCAACCGGCACCGGTCGCGGCGGCCCCGGCTACCAGTTCGACGACGAATTCCACGACGACCTACGCCACGACGACGCCGGCATCTTGAGCATGGCCAACTCCGGACCCGACACCAACGGCTCGCAGTTTTTCATCACGCTCGAGGCTCAGCCCCACCTCGACGGTCGTCACTCCGTCTTCGGCACGGTTACAGACGGCATGGACATCATCCGAGAAATCGGTCGCGTCGACACCGACTCGAACAATAGGCCGCTCGAGGAAGTCGTCCTCGAGTCCGTCTCGATCACCGACGGGTAA
- a CDS encoding oxidoreductase encodes MGWTAADIPDQTGRTVVITGANSGIGLEATRELARNGATVIMACRSLERGEEAAQDVREEILAADIRVEACDLASLESIRSFADRLESDIDVLLNNAGVMAIPRSETDDGFETQFGVNHLGHFALTGLLLENLGLENGRDSRVVTVSSGVHEQGEIAFDDLQSEQSYNQWNAYAQSKLANVLFAYELERRLLTADAQVSSIAVHPGYANTQLQFRGPTKRESRLELAAMKLLNGVVAQSSAMGALPLLYGATVPDIEGGAYYGPGGLLNMRGTPERQGSSDRSYDRETAQRLWDVSSELTDVHYDLPEPKPLVQE; translated from the coding sequence ATGGGTTGGACTGCTGCAGATATCCCCGATCAGACGGGTCGAACCGTCGTTATCACTGGCGCGAACAGCGGGATCGGCCTCGAGGCCACCCGGGAACTCGCTCGAAACGGCGCGACGGTAATCATGGCCTGTCGCAGCCTCGAGCGCGGCGAAGAGGCCGCCCAAGACGTTCGCGAGGAGATTCTGGCAGCCGATATCCGTGTCGAAGCGTGTGATCTGGCAAGTCTCGAGTCGATTCGCTCGTTCGCCGACCGACTCGAGAGCGACATTGACGTCCTGCTCAACAACGCGGGTGTGATGGCGATTCCACGCTCGGAGACCGACGACGGGTTCGAGACGCAGTTTGGCGTCAACCATCTCGGACACTTCGCGCTCACGGGGCTGTTGCTCGAGAATCTGGGGCTCGAAAATGGGCGCGACTCGCGAGTCGTCACCGTCTCGAGTGGCGTTCACGAACAGGGCGAGATTGCGTTTGACGATCTCCAGTCAGAGCAGTCTTACAACCAGTGGAACGCCTACGCCCAGTCGAAACTCGCGAACGTCCTCTTTGCGTACGAACTCGAGCGACGGCTGCTCACGGCGGATGCGCAGGTCTCGAGCATCGCGGTGCATCCCGGCTACGCGAACACGCAGTTGCAGTTCCGTGGGCCGACCAAGCGTGAGAGTCGCCTCGAGTTGGCGGCGATGAAACTGCTGAACGGCGTCGTCGCACAGTCATCTGCGATGGGCGCGCTGCCGTTGCTGTACGGCGCGACCGTGCCCGATATCGAGGGTGGTGCGTACTACGGGCCGGGCGGATTGCTGAACATGCGCGGCACGCCGGAACGACAGGGGTCGTCAGATCGGTCCTACGACCGCGAGACGGCACAACGGTTGTGGGATGTCTCGAGCGAGTTGACGGACGTGCACTACGACTTGCCGGAACCGAAGCCGCTGGTGCAGGAGTGA
- a CDS encoding helix-turn-helix transcriptional regulator: protein MKNHLTERREEADLSQGDLAAAVDVTRQTINAIERERYDPSLELAFKLAAFFECHIEDLFDPNLEIELECE from the coding sequence ATGAAGAACCACCTTACTGAACGACGAGAGGAAGCGGATCTGAGTCAGGGCGACCTCGCCGCCGCCGTGGACGTGACGCGCCAGACAATCAACGCAATCGAACGTGAACGCTATGACCCCTCACTCGAGCTTGCGTTCAAACTGGCCGCATTCTTCGAGTGCCACATTGAGGATCTCTTTGACCCGAATCTCGAGATTGAACTCGAGTGTGAGTGA